The Myxocyprinus asiaticus isolate MX2 ecotype Aquarium Trade chromosome 26, UBuf_Myxa_2, whole genome shotgun sequence genome has a window encoding:
- the LOC127417158 gene encoding PSME3-interacting protein-like isoform X2 produces MADGVDLTRKFVSESELEDKRKKRQEEWEKIRKPDDPEEVPEEEYDPRSLFERLQEQKDKKQEEYEEQFKFKNMVKGLDEDETSFLDEVSQQQCLTEKRRQDEEAQEIKEYRSALQKLASSESQKEESEKKAGPKPSEHKTSHLSQAHLLAGAVKRRSSSLSSEGSKKQKVEETVAGNGSQTEQEAGEPKSLGVGVTHSGVFHLPSATVCVGILPGLGAYSGSSDSESSSDSEV; encoded by the exons ATGGCAGATGGTGTGGACCTCACCCGAAAGTTTGTGTCAGAGTCTGAACTagaagacaaaagaaagaaaagacaggaagAATGGGAGAAGATCCGCAAGCCTGATGATCCAGAGG AGGTCCCAGAAGAAGAGTACGACCCCCGATCTCTATTCGAGAGGCTACAAGAGCAGAAAGACAAGAAACAGGAGGAATATGAGGAGCAGTTTAAATTCA AGAACATGGTTAAAGGTCTGGATGAAGACGAGACCAGCTTTCTTGACGAGGTGTCACAGCAGCAGTGTCTAACAGAGAAACGCAGGCAGGATGAGGAAGCTCAGGAGATAAAAGAATACAGGA GTGCTCTACAGAAGCTGGCTAGCAGCGAGAGCCAAAAGGAGGAGTCAGAGAAAAAAGCAGGACCTAAACCATCAGAACACAAGACCAGTCACCTTTCTCAGGCCCACCTGTTGGCTGGGGCAGTCAAACGGCGCAG CTCATCTCTGTCTTCAGAAGGAAGTAAAAAGCAGAAAGTAGAAGAGACAGTTGCCGGCAATGGCAGTCAGACAG AGCAGGAGGCGGGTGAGCCTAAATCCCTTGGCGTGGGTGTGACTCACTCGGGCGTTTTCCACCTGCCCTCCGCCACTGTATGCGTGGGCATTCTGCCAGGGCTTGGAGCTTACTCGGGCAGCAGCGATTCTGAGTCCAGCAGCGACAGTGAAG TTTAA
- the LOC127417158 gene encoding PSME3-interacting protein-like isoform X1, whose product MADGVDLTRKFVSESELEDKRKKRQEEWEKIRKPDDPEEVPEEEYDPRSLFERLQEQKDKKQEEYEEQFKFKNMVKGLDEDETSFLDEVSQQQCLTEKRRQDEEAQEIKEYRSALQKLASSESQKEESEKKAGPKPSEHKTSHLSQAHLLAGAVKRRSSSLSSEGSKKQKVEETVAGNGSQTEQEAGEPKSLGVGVTHSGVFHLPSATVCVGILPGLGAYSGSSDSESSSDSEGSVDEIGFPIKRHRLFR is encoded by the exons ATGGCAGATGGTGTGGACCTCACCCGAAAGTTTGTGTCAGAGTCTGAACTagaagacaaaagaaagaaaagacaggaagAATGGGAGAAGATCCGCAAGCCTGATGATCCAGAGG AGGTCCCAGAAGAAGAGTACGACCCCCGATCTCTATTCGAGAGGCTACAAGAGCAGAAAGACAAGAAACAGGAGGAATATGAGGAGCAGTTTAAATTCA AGAACATGGTTAAAGGTCTGGATGAAGACGAGACCAGCTTTCTTGACGAGGTGTCACAGCAGCAGTGTCTAACAGAGAAACGCAGGCAGGATGAGGAAGCTCAGGAGATAAAAGAATACAGGA GTGCTCTACAGAAGCTGGCTAGCAGCGAGAGCCAAAAGGAGGAGTCAGAGAAAAAAGCAGGACCTAAACCATCAGAACACAAGACCAGTCACCTTTCTCAGGCCCACCTGTTGGCTGGGGCAGTCAAACGGCGCAG CTCATCTCTGTCTTCAGAAGGAAGTAAAAAGCAGAAAGTAGAAGAGACAGTTGCCGGCAATGGCAGTCAGACAG AGCAGGAGGCGGGTGAGCCTAAATCCCTTGGCGTGGGTGTGACTCACTCGGGCGTTTTCCACCTGCCCTCCGCCACTGTATGCGTGGGCATTCTGCCAGGGCTTGGAGCTTACTCGGGCAGCAGCGATTCTGAGTCCAGCAGCGACAGTGAAGGTAGCGTGGACGAGATTGGCTTTCCCATAAAGCGCCACAGGCTCTTCAGATAG